One genomic region from Flagellimonas oceani encodes:
- a CDS encoding sigma 54-interacting transcriptional regulator: MKDVLDEFQLKAKLMDQLPYEVVWVGPDAKFIYANEKFCNTIGYNSRECGTLSVLDINTTLTPEGWKAHWKEVMEKGSLNFTTVHKTKKGRFYDVEVYVQKFSYNGKNYLCAIAKEITEPNFHKKIIDNTYEIGNIGGWELTLLDGSIMATPCAMEILKVKDLEGLTPPKVIHKFKDSGRYRSLLGGVIRNGTAFDEILETNDSPPRYVRAAAKPILKGNKIYRVFGIYQDITEIKQKDSDLNFHKAVMENARDFIAVFNKEGDVIHCNKSLMKHLGYSQDDMLNQKKIFELDPGASREWWDAHFQEIIDKGSLNFERLLSRADDTQFPIDVTANHLRFNGQDYNCAVGRDITAKKMRDLELHEALQEIKALKERLEIENEYLQEEIGNKINFKSIISSSETYKSVLIQVEQVAPTDTTVLITGESGTGKELLARAIHSNSKRGNRPLIKVNCATLAKELIESELFGHRKGAFTGATAHKEGKFTLADGGTIFLDEIGELPLELQPKLLRVIQEGEFDELGGTKTIKVDVRIIAATNRDLKEMIREGSFREDLFYRLNVFPIHNIPLRARKPDIPILAQYFLEKYSVKAGKAFKRLAPQTLEKLMAYNFPGNIRELENLIERAVIIENGTTLNPGNWLPEQENLSLSNEFKSLEANQREYIIGVLEHTQWRVGGPSGAAKILNVNDKTLFAKMKRLGIEKQISAK; the protein is encoded by the coding sequence ATGAAGGATGTGCTCGATGAGTTTCAGCTCAAGGCAAAGTTGATGGATCAATTGCCATACGAAGTGGTCTGGGTGGGTCCGGATGCCAAGTTTATTTATGCCAACGAGAAATTTTGTAATACCATTGGTTACAATAGCAGGGAATGCGGCACATTATCGGTTCTGGATATCAACACGACCCTCACGCCGGAAGGTTGGAAAGCCCATTGGAAGGAGGTCATGGAAAAAGGAAGTCTGAACTTTACCACGGTCCACAAAACCAAGAAGGGTAGATTTTATGATGTGGAAGTATACGTCCAAAAATTCTCATATAACGGAAAAAACTATTTGTGTGCCATTGCCAAAGAAATTACAGAGCCCAACTTTCACAAAAAGATCATAGACAACACCTATGAAATCGGAAACATCGGTGGATGGGAATTGACCTTGCTTGACGGGTCCATTATGGCCACCCCTTGTGCTATGGAAATTCTCAAGGTCAAGGACTTGGAGGGACTCACTCCCCCAAAGGTCATCCATAAGTTTAAGGACAGTGGTCGTTACAGGTCCTTGTTGGGAGGAGTCATCAGAAATGGGACTGCCTTTGATGAAATACTGGAAACCAATGATTCCCCACCCAGATATGTCAGGGCCGCGGCAAAGCCTATCTTAAAAGGGAACAAAATATACAGGGTATTTGGCATTTATCAGGATATTACCGAAATAAAGCAAAAAGACAGTGACTTAAATTTCCATAAGGCCGTTATGGAAAATGCCCGTGACTTTATTGCCGTCTTCAATAAAGAAGGGGATGTGATTCATTGCAACAAATCCCTGATGAAACATTTGGGATACAGCCAGGATGATATGTTGAACCAAAAAAAAATATTTGAACTGGATCCCGGGGCCAGTCGAGAATGGTGGGACGCCCATTTTCAGGAAATCATCGACAAAGGTTCGCTGAATTTCGAAAGATTGTTGTCAAGGGCGGATGACACGCAGTTCCCAATCGATGTTACGGCGAACCATTTAAGATTTAATGGACAGGATTACAACTGTGCCGTGGGAAGGGACATCACCGCAAAAAAAATGCGCGATCTGGAATTGCACGAGGCACTACAAGAAATAAAGGCCCTGAAAGAACGTCTCGAAATTGAAAATGAATATCTGCAGGAGGAGATCGGCAATAAAATCAATTTCAAAAGCATTATAAGCAGCAGTGAGACCTATAAAAGCGTACTTATACAAGTGGAGCAAGTGGCCCCTACCGACACCACGGTATTGATCACCGGGGAGTCGGGCACCGGAAAGGAATTGTTGGCCCGTGCCATCCATAGCAATAGTAAGAGGGGAAACCGTCCGTTGATCAAGGTCAATTGTGCCACCTTGGCCAAAGAACTCATCGAAAGCGAGCTGTTCGGGCATAGAAAAGGTGCCTTTACCGGGGCCACGGCCCATAAGGAGGGCAAGTTCACCCTTGCCGACGGGGGCACCATCTTTTTGGACGAAATCGGTGAGTTGCCCTTGGAGCTCCAACCCAAATTACTCAGGGTCATCCAGGAAGGTGAATTCGATGAACTGGGCGGTACCAAGACCATCAAGGTCGATGTGCGAATCATTGCCGCAACGAACAGGGATTTAAAGGAAATGATTCGGGAAGGCAGTTTTAGGGAAGACCTGTTTTATCGTTTGAACGTATTCCCTATCCACAATATCCCCTTAAGGGCAAGAAAACCGGACATTCCGATACTGGCGCAATACTTTTTGGAAAAATATTCCGTAAAAGCAGGAAAGGCCTTTAAGCGTTTGGCACCACAAACACTTGAAAAGCTCATGGCGTACAACTTTCCGGGCAATATCCGTGAATTGGAAAACCTGATCGAACGTGCCGTCATCATCGAAAACGGTACTACGCTCAACCCGGGCAATTGGCTACCGGAACAGGAAAACTTATCGCTTTCCAATGAATTCAAATCCTTGGAAGCCAATCAAAGGGAATATATTATCGGGGTATTGGAACATACACAATGGCGCGTAGGGGGACCGAGTGGCGCGGCAAAAATTTTAAACGTGAACGACAAGACCTTGTTCGCCAAAATGAAACGACTCGGTATAGAGAAACAAATTTCGGCCAAGTAG
- a CDS encoding hydrolase, which produces MNRTTKIGLEALLRPEDSILVLIDHQPYQMANLNSHEPTMIINNTVGLAKAAKAFDVPTILTTVVEERGGYIFKSILDVFPDQKPINRTFINTWEDPKVTDIVKESGRKQLVLAGLWTEVCVAMPAIQAMGEGYDVFVVTDACGAVSSEAHDMAVRRMVQAGVVPINWLALAAEWQRDWARMETAAKIAEVILEHGGGSGIALAWELQLLATPVPNEK; this is translated from the coding sequence ATGAACAGAACAACAAAAATCGGCCTTGAGGCACTTCTTAGACCTGAGGACAGCATACTCGTATTGATCGACCATCAACCCTATCAAATGGCCAATTTGAACAGCCACGAACCAACGATGATTATCAACAACACCGTAGGCCTGGCCAAAGCGGCGAAAGCCTTCGATGTCCCTACCATTCTTACTACCGTAGTTGAAGAGCGGGGTGGTTATATCTTTAAAAGTATCCTGGATGTATTTCCAGATCAAAAACCTATCAATAGGACTTTTATCAACACCTGGGAGGATCCCAAGGTTACCGACATTGTCAAAGAAAGCGGTCGTAAGCAATTGGTGTTGGCGGGTCTATGGACAGAAGTATGTGTGGCCATGCCCGCTATCCAAGCCATGGGCGAAGGATATGATGTATTCGTGGTTACGGATGCATGTGGTGCAGTCAGCTCGGAAGCACATGATATGGCGGTTCGCCGGATGGTTCAGGCAGGTGTAGTGCCCATCAATTGGTTGGCACTTGCGGCTGAATGGCAACGGGATTGGGCCCGTATGGAAACAGCTGCCAAAATCGCAGAGGTAATTCTGGAGCATGGTGGGGGCAGTGGCATTGCTTTGGCCTGGGAACTTCAACTTTTGGCCACACCGGTGCCCAATGAAAAGTAA
- a CDS encoding pirin family protein: MKKGTSFSTQGQRADIGDLTIHRILPNRYADAVGPFVFLDHIVPKLQPAVMDSGTGAHPHRGIATLSYIIDGEDEHFDSAGNYAKVHSGGVQWMKAGNGIMHDETLNVDSHTDTNSTHAFQFWINLPSKVKAEQPAYLAIHANEVPQKGLPHNGGWIKVIVGDYEDLHASIPNYSKQFLYHVRLEPGKDFTLYVENKMEVAAFLPTKNVVLNDTEFKGGEFVEFDRDEGEITIENKIQGPIDVLLFGGEPYTEPIVAEGPFVMNSRSEIAEAYRDFYAGKYGKINYQKRA, from the coding sequence ATGAAAAAAGGAACTAGTTTTTCAACCCAGGGTCAAAGGGCCGATATAGGAGACTTGACCATCCATAGGATTTTGCCAAATAGATATGCGGATGCCGTTGGACCCTTTGTTTTTCTGGACCATATCGTCCCAAAGCTCCAACCTGCCGTCATGGATAGCGGAACAGGGGCGCATCCCCATAGGGGCATTGCCACCCTGAGTTATATTATTGATGGGGAGGATGAGCATTTTGACAGCGCTGGAAATTACGCCAAGGTACATTCGGGTGGGGTACAATGGATGAAGGCCGGAAACGGCATCATGCACGATGAGACCTTGAACGTGGATTCGCATACGGATACCAATAGCACCCATGCCTTTCAATTTTGGATCAACCTTCCTTCAAAGGTCAAGGCTGAGCAACCAGCGTATCTGGCCATCCATGCCAATGAGGTACCTCAAAAGGGATTGCCGCACAATGGCGGTTGGATAAAGGTCATCGTAGGTGATTATGAAGACTTACACGCTTCCATCCCCAACTATTCAAAACAGTTCCTATACCATGTCAGATTGGAGCCTGGCAAAGACTTTACCCTTTATGTGGAGAACAAGATGGAAGTGGCCGCTTTTTTGCCCACCAAGAATGTCGTACTCAATGATACCGAATTTAAGGGTGGGGAATTTGTGGAGTTTGATAGGGATGAAGGAGAAATCACCATTGAAAATAAAATTCAAGGACCCATCGATGTGCTACTGTTCGGGGGAGAACCCTATACGGAGCCCATTGTGGCCGAGGGACCTTTTGTGATGAACAGTCGGTCTGAAATCGCTGAAGCGTACCGGGATTTTTATGCCGGGAAATACGGAAAAATAAATTATCAAAAACGAGCTTAA
- a CDS encoding amidohydrolase codes for MMRKLIVLATAFILSVSISAQSTEPLVGADMIVFNAKITTGSLTKPEASALAVKRGRIYAVGTDAEILGLKDNNTKLIDAGEKRLIPGINDAHTHILNERSYNYNVRWEGVPTLELALEMLGEQAKRTPEGQWVKVIGGWSPYQFKENRLPTIEEIKKAVPNRPAIVQYAYNRAYLNDLAMEAFGVGTDKFPGSPETVFEKDKKGNYTGVVHSYTFTFAALELMVPQPSEKEQLSSITNAINDMNRFGVTTAVDAASIYGYPHGHAPIQQLAKENRLNIRMPFVDLQFGDTDSPTLVDAEINAVTRKYPISAGENLHPNMAHGHEYEGTGEILRLEIHDHENFDRPAVVIDEALMHKYIKEDITKLIEKGIPFRLHISYNENITTFLDALEAINEKTPLDGLRWSIEHAETITPENIARVKRLGGGIALDMKMAMHGDGFIKTYTVEKALQTPRLRALVDSGIPLAITTDAFRASSYNPWIGISWMITGKSVSGSEILAKDNRLTREEALKLVTVGPTWFESQEGEMGKIIPGHFADFALLDKDYFTIPEEAIKTISSVLTVVDGRVVFGAGKYSDLAPKLPKTLPEWSAFNHFGGYYNTKN; via the coding sequence ATGATGAGAAAATTAATCGTTCTGGCAACTGCATTTATCCTTAGTGTAAGCATCAGTGCACAATCCACTGAACCCTTGGTGGGGGCAGATATGATCGTGTTCAATGCAAAAATTACGACAGGAAGCCTCACCAAACCCGAAGCTTCGGCATTGGCAGTAAAAAGGGGCAGGATCTATGCCGTGGGCACTGATGCCGAGATACTTGGGTTAAAGGATAACAACACCAAACTTATCGATGCTGGAGAAAAGCGCTTGATACCCGGTATCAATGATGCCCATACCCATATACTGAATGAAAGGAGCTATAACTACAATGTGCGATGGGAAGGTGTTCCTACCTTGGAGCTTGCCTTGGAAATGTTGGGCGAACAGGCCAAGCGGACCCCTGAAGGCCAATGGGTGAAAGTGATCGGGGGATGGTCGCCATACCAGTTCAAGGAAAATCGGTTGCCCACCATCGAGGAAATCAAAAAAGCGGTGCCAAATAGGCCTGCAATTGTACAGTATGCCTACAACCGCGCTTATTTGAACGATTTGGCCATGGAGGCTTTTGGAGTGGGCACGGATAAATTTCCAGGTTCACCGGAGACCGTATTTGAAAAGGACAAAAAGGGCAATTATACCGGTGTGGTGCATTCCTATACATTTACCTTCGCCGCTCTGGAACTCATGGTGCCACAACCTTCGGAGAAGGAGCAACTCAGTTCCATCACCAATGCCATAAACGATATGAACCGGTTCGGGGTCACCACGGCTGTGGATGCGGCCAGTATTTATGGGTATCCCCATGGGCATGCACCCATACAGCAATTGGCCAAGGAGAATCGCCTGAACATCAGAATGCCATTCGTTGACCTTCAGTTCGGTGATACCGACAGCCCCACTTTGGTGGATGCTGAAATTAACGCTGTAACACGAAAATACCCAATAAGCGCAGGGGAAAACCTGCATCCCAACATGGCACACGGTCATGAATATGAAGGCACGGGTGAAATACTCCGATTGGAAATACACGATCACGAGAATTTTGATAGACCTGCGGTGGTCATCGATGAAGCATTGATGCACAAGTATATCAAAGAGGACATTACAAAACTTATTGAAAAGGGAATACCCTTTCGGTTACACATCAGTTACAACGAGAATATCACCACTTTCTTGGATGCCCTGGAAGCGATAAATGAAAAGACACCTTTGGATGGGCTGCGTTGGAGTATTGAACATGCAGAAACCATCACTCCCGAAAATATTGCCAGGGTAAAGCGACTGGGGGGCGGGATAGCCTTGGACATGAAAATGGCCATGCACGGTGATGGGTTTATAAAGACGTATACCGTTGAGAAAGCACTTCAAACCCCTAGATTACGAGCGTTGGTCGATAGTGGTATTCCACTTGCCATTACCACGGATGCCTTTAGGGCCTCCTCCTACAATCCATGGATCGGTATCAGTTGGATGATCACGGGCAAATCGGTTTCAGGTTCGGAGATCCTCGCAAAGGACAACCGTTTGACCAGGGAAGAGGCATTGAAACTTGTCACGGTCGGACCAACTTGGTTTGAAAGCCAAGAAGGCGAGATGGGCAAGATCATTCCAGGGCATTTTGCAGATTTTGCCTTGCTCGATAAAGATTACTTCACCATACCAGAGGAAGCGATAAAAACCATCTCATCCGTATTGACCGTGGTTGATGGCAGGGTGGTCTTTGGCGCAGGTAAGTACAGCGATCTGGCTCCGAAACTGCCCAAAACACTTCCAGAATGGTCCGCTTTCAACCATTTCGGGGGCTATTACAACACGAAGAATTAA
- a CDS encoding PD40 domain-containing protein — MKINILLLSVILMNIGCGTKIIAQGNTQGNRIGFFDENNMNLCVLNVNDGSVQTLVHIEESSSGMYRRTVWSPDGSQFAFTGTVDGVRGTYIVDADGSNRELVLRPKGRSDEGVLDWHEDLKLIFVLKNIDGNAEIYAVKDSLHLTNLTKSPSWEFFPTVFPDGRIAFVSNIDEKEGVKNSTFKNVYVSDPDGAGFTFLLSMEGMDMESVSTTGIFPDISPDGKVMCFTLKGDIHIMDTDGKNRRNITNTPHLTELTPSFSLDGKSIVYSGASKPETDFLSGNQPTMNLFKVNLETLEKEQLTFGAHNFFTHPIYQPYEQRFADRQ, encoded by the coding sequence ATGAAAATAAACATACTCCTATTATCGGTAATTCTAATGAATATTGGCTGTGGCACAAAAATAATTGCTCAGGGAAATACCCAAGGAAATCGCATAGGGTTTTTCGATGAAAACAATATGAATCTCTGTGTCCTAAACGTAAACGACGGGAGTGTGCAAACCTTAGTGCATATTGAGGAGTCATCAAGTGGTATGTACCGGAGAACGGTGTGGAGTCCAGATGGTAGCCAATTTGCTTTCACCGGAACAGTGGATGGTGTTAGGGGCACTTATATCGTCGATGCCGATGGCAGTAATAGGGAATTGGTGCTGAGACCAAAAGGAAGATCGGATGAAGGTGTTTTGGATTGGCACGAGGATTTAAAGCTCATTTTTGTATTGAAAAATATAGATGGCAATGCCGAGATATACGCCGTAAAAGATAGTTTGCACCTTACAAATCTTACCAAATCACCTAGTTGGGAGTTTTTTCCAACGGTGTTTCCCGATGGACGTATCGCGTTTGTCTCCAATATCGATGAAAAGGAGGGTGTTAAAAATTCGACCTTCAAGAATGTATATGTGTCAGACCCCGATGGTGCAGGCTTTACATTCTTATTGTCCATGGAGGGAATGGATATGGAAAGCGTTTCGACCACAGGAATATTCCCGGATATTTCACCGGATGGAAAAGTCATGTGCTTTACGTTAAAAGGGGATATCCATATCATGGACACGGATGGCAAAAATAGGAGGAACATTACCAACACGCCCCATTTAACAGAGTTGACACCATCATTTTCCTTGGACGGAAAATCAATTGTGTACAGTGGGGCAAGCAAGCCCGAAACCGACTTTCTCTCTGGTAATCAACCTACCATGAATTTGTTTAAAGTCAATCTTGAAACACTGGAAAAGGAGCAACTCACTTTTGGTGCGCATAATTTTTTTACGCATCCCATATATCAACCATATGAACAACGGTTTGCCGATAGGCAATAA
- a CDS encoding OsmC family protein: MKKHATAVWNGTIKEGKGHLTSQSGALKATPYTFVSRFENGTDTNPEELMAAAHAGCFTMKLSADLTAAGYDPEELKTTSTITLDKGVITKSELVLTARIPGIAEEEFQKIAKSAEETCPVSNALKLEISLDATLS; encoded by the coding sequence ATGAAAAAACATGCAACAGCCGTATGGAACGGCACGATCAAGGAAGGCAAAGGCCATCTGACCTCACAAAGCGGAGCTTTGAAAGCAACTCCTTACACTTTTGTTTCCCGTTTTGAGAATGGAACGGATACGAATCCGGAAGAATTGATGGCCGCAGCACATGCCGGTTGCTTCACCATGAAATTGAGTGCGGACCTCACGGCGGCAGGCTATGACCCCGAGGAACTGAAAACAACATCAACGATTACATTGGATAAAGGGGTCATCACAAAATCTGAATTGGTCCTGACCGCAAGAATTCCTGGAATCGCGGAAGAGGAATTTCAAAAAATCGCAAAATCCGCAGAAGAAACCTGCCCGGTGAGCAATGCGCTCAAATTGGAAATTAGCTTGGATGCAACTTTATCATAA
- a CDS encoding nuclear transport factor 2 family protein — MTNKEIVCKAMDELFHQKDSTAIERYWHESYQQHNPSMGNGHEGLRDLLPVLEAGFHWKPGIIVEENDIVITHSLVYGWGPTPVIVVDIFRMEGGKIAEHWDVVQEAVPANKSANGNAMTSF; from the coding sequence ATGACCAATAAAGAAATCGTGTGTAAGGCTATGGATGAACTGTTTCACCAAAAGGACAGCACGGCCATAGAACGCTATTGGCATGAATCCTATCAACAGCACAACCCCTCAATGGGCAATGGCCATGAAGGACTGCGGGACTTGTTGCCGGTTCTGGAAGCCGGTTTTCATTGGAAACCAGGCATTATCGTGGAAGAAAATGATATTGTAATAACGCATAGTTTGGTCTATGGTTGGGGACCAACCCCTGTTATTGTGGTGGATATTTTCCGGATGGAAGGAGGTAAAATCGCAGAACACTGGGATGTTGTCCAGGAAGCGGTTCCAGCGAACAAATCGGCAAATGGAAATGCGATGACTTCTTTTTGA
- a CDS encoding MoaF-related domain-containing protein, which produces MKNNLTGNRYVMDVGVLKTELYFETDTSMVFTILEGGGLTKNGYTEKVETTIAEIRPQVYMVAWKEKSGATVTHVEDHENGIIYSNATLADGSFYTMKGTIHLLQDRNLKP; this is translated from the coding sequence ATGAAAAACAACTTAACAGGTAACCGATATGTCATGGATGTTGGTGTATTGAAGACCGAGCTTTACTTTGAAACCGATACATCCATGGTTTTTACGATTCTAGAAGGAGGGGGGCTAACAAAAAATGGGTATACGGAAAAAGTGGAAACCACCATAGCTGAAATTCGACCACAGGTGTATATGGTGGCATGGAAAGAAAAGTCAGGGGCCACGGTAACCCATGTCGAAGACCATGAGAACGGAATCATTTATAGCAATGCGACCTTGGCCGATGGCAGTTTTTATACCATGAAGGGAACCATACATCTTTTACAGGATAGGAATTTAAAACCATAA
- a CDS encoding nitroreductase family protein, with translation MELIEAMEWRYATKQYSDKKVSDDVLEKITKAIHLSASSYGIQPYKILVIENPDVRKKLSAHSFNPQINQASHLLVFAAFDSIKSDTIEKYVELIAKVREIPIEDLSVFKEKALNRLLLKSDEDNFIWATKQAYIALGTGMIAAAVEKVDATPMEGFIAENFDEMLGLKEKGLRSVALLSLGYRDVENDSNARLKKVRWPREEFITTI, from the coding sequence ATGGAATTGATAGAAGCAATGGAGTGGCGCTATGCCACCAAACAGTACAGTGACAAAAAAGTATCGGACGATGTCTTGGAAAAAATCACGAAGGCCATCCATCTTTCCGCATCTTCATATGGAATACAGCCTTATAAAATTTTGGTGATTGAAAATCCGGATGTAAGGAAAAAACTGAGTGCCCATTCATTTAATCCACAAATCAACCAAGCCTCTCACCTATTGGTGTTTGCAGCATTTGATTCGATCAAATCGGACACAATAGAAAAGTATGTGGAACTTATCGCAAAGGTGCGGGAAATACCCATTGAAGACTTATCGGTTTTTAAGGAGAAGGCATTGAACAGGCTATTGTTGAAAAGTGATGAAGACAATTTTATTTGGGCAACAAAGCAAGCTTATATCGCTTTAGGTACCGGAATGATTGCCGCAGCCGTGGAAAAGGTTGATGCAACGCCCATGGAAGGGTTCATTGCAGAAAATTTTGATGAAATGCTCGGTCTAAAGGAAAAAGGTTTACGAAGTGTTGCATTACTGTCATTGGGCTATCGCGATGTGGAAAATGATTCCAATGCGCGTCTTAAAAAAGTAAGGTGGCCAAGGGAAGAATTTATTACAACAATATAA
- a CDS encoding LLM class flavin-dependent oxidoreductase yields MEIGIDSFASAMYDSSLSSADAMEQLLDRIVGADSAGLHFFGIGEHHKKEFLDSAPDVILAAAAARTEQIHLGSAVKVLSTSDPVRVYQSFATIDLISRGRAEIVVGRGSAIESYPLFGFDLNDYDALFAEKLELLLQIRESEFITWSGKFRPAIANQPVYPRAFQEKLPVWLGVGGTPESFVRAGTLGLPLMVAVIGGQTERFRPLVDLYREAGSKAGFSPETLKVGLHSPGFVAETNEKALAEYYPGYAEQWTKLGKERGWPPVTRASFDAMVGPRGALVVGGPEQVAEKLMKHSKALGGIDRFTFQMDNAGLTHQQLLKSIELIGSKVIPLIEK; encoded by the coding sequence ATGGAAATAGGAATAGACAGTTTTGCGTCTGCCATGTACGATAGTAGTCTTAGCAGTGCGGATGCCATGGAACAGTTGTTGGACAGGATCGTTGGGGCGGATAGTGCCGGACTTCATTTTTTTGGGATTGGCGAGCATCATAAGAAAGAGTTTTTGGATTCTGCCCCCGATGTGATTCTTGCGGCTGCCGCTGCGAGGACCGAACAGATCCATTTAGGGAGTGCCGTTAAGGTATTGAGTACTTCTGATCCCGTGCGTGTCTATCAAAGTTTTGCCACCATTGACCTTATCTCAAGGGGTCGTGCAGAGATCGTGGTCGGACGTGGTTCGGCTATCGAGTCATACCCTCTTTTTGGTTTTGATCTCAATGATTACGATGCCCTTTTCGCGGAAAAACTGGAGCTGTTGCTTCAAATTCGGGAATCAGAGTTCATTACATGGTCAGGAAAGTTTCGTCCTGCTATTGCCAACCAACCGGTTTACCCAAGGGCTTTTCAGGAAAAATTGCCGGTATGGCTGGGCGTGGGGGGTACCCCGGAATCGTTCGTGAGGGCAGGAACTTTGGGACTTCCGTTAATGGTGGCCGTCATCGGTGGGCAAACGGAGCGTTTTCGTCCCTTGGTTGACCTTTATCGCGAAGCGGGAAGCAAAGCGGGTTTTTCCCCCGAGACATTGAAGGTGGGTCTGCATTCGCCGGGTTTTGTGGCCGAGACCAATGAAAAGGCCCTTGCGGAATATTATCCGGGGTATGCGGAACAATGGACCAAGTTGGGAAAAGAACGGGGTTGGCCACCGGTGACACGCGCATCCTTCGATGCCATGGTCGGCCCTAGAGGTGCTCTGGTGGTGGGCGGTCCAGAACAGGTAGCAGAGAAATTGATGAAACATAGCAAAGCCCTCGGTGGTATTGATCGGTTTACCTTTCAAATGGACAATGCCGGTCTCACCCACCAGCAATTGTTGAAATCCATTGAGTTGATCGGCAGCAAGGTAATTCCACTTATTGAAAAATAG
- a CDS encoding alginate export family protein, producing MRFNEDYSALEKDSLGNWYHRLKYKSIGKKAYVSFGGDFRVQYLLMDNEGWNPDLRDDDGFMLTRWLLHADLHLSGNVRVYAELQSALANSRDILLPVEENPLKLHQLFIDYQPFSEIAITFRLGRQEVSYGSTRLISLRDSPNTRRSFDGIKAIYNGGDIKTDMFYLHAVVDKVGIFDDTSSPDLRLWGIFSDMATAKKELHFNFYYLGFYNNNALFYDGAGMEKRHTLAARIFKDRGSWWYDLEGGYQFGSIDSRSISAWSIALATSYHFKSIKYTPEIGIKADLISGDKDNMDNSQQTLNTMFGPGAYFGMAAAIAPSNLMDIHPNVKLFLSEKTMFACDYAFLWRYSTGEGIYRPNMTPFFERNDASSRYIGSQVSGVFSYRANKHVSLLMGMSWFDSGAYLKEVSTGENIVFGFVVAQFKF from the coding sequence ATGCGGTTTAACGAAGATTATTCTGCCCTTGAAAAAGATTCCTTGGGGAACTGGTACCATCGATTGAAATATAAAAGCATCGGTAAAAAAGCCTATGTCAGTTTTGGTGGTGATTTTAGGGTGCAATATCTTCTTATGGACAATGAGGGTTGGAATCCGGACCTCAGGGACGATGATGGGTTCATGCTTACCAGATGGCTGCTGCATGCCGATTTGCATCTTTCGGGGAATGTTCGGGTTTATGCGGAACTCCAGAGTGCCTTGGCCAACAGCAGGGATATCCTTTTGCCAGTGGAGGAAAACCCGTTAAAATTGCATCAACTTTTTATAGATTACCAACCTTTTAGTGAGATCGCTATTACATTCCGTTTGGGAAGGCAGGAGGTAAGCTATGGTTCTACAAGGCTAATTTCTCTAAGGGATTCTCCCAATACCAGACGTTCCTTTGATGGGATCAAAGCAATATATAATGGGGGTGACATCAAAACCGATATGTTCTATTTGCATGCCGTGGTGGATAAGGTGGGTATTTTTGATGATACCTCCTCACCGGATTTGCGGCTTTGGGGTATATTTTCGGACATGGCAACCGCTAAAAAGGAATTGCATTTTAATTTCTATTACTTGGGCTTCTATAACAATAACGCGCTCTTCTATGACGGTGCGGGTATGGAAAAAAGACATACCCTCGCTGCGCGGATTTTTAAGGACCGCGGTAGCTGGTGGTATGATTTGGAAGGCGGTTACCAATTCGGTTCGATAGACAGTAGGAGCATATCGGCCTGGAGCATCGCTTTGGCCACTTCCTATCATTTTAAATCCATAAAATACACGCCGGAAATCGGAATAAAGGCAGATCTTATAAGTGGCGATAAGGACAATATGGACAATTCACAACAAACCTTGAATACCATGTTTGGCCCAGGCGCCTATTTTGGTATGGCTGCAGCCATAGCCCCAAGTAATCTCATGGACATCCACCCGAACGTAAAACTGTTCCTTTCTGAAAAAACAATGTTTGCCTGCGATTATGCCTTTCTTTGGAGATACAGTACAGGTGAAGGGATTTACCGGCCCAATATGACACCGTTTTTTGAGCGTAATGATGCTTCTTCACGCTATATCGGGAGTCAGGTTTCAGGTGTTTTTTCCTACCGGGCCAACAAGCATGTCTCTCTATTAATGGGTATGAGCTGGTTCGACTCCGGAGCCTATCTCAAGGAGGTGTCCACTGGTGAAAATATTGTGTTCGGATTTGTGGTCGCACAATTTAAATTCTAA